In one Actinomycetes bacterium genomic region, the following are encoded:
- a CDS encoding P1 family peptidase, with protein sequence MPRATDLGIRIGSLPSGPTASVLDVPGVGLGHATVWRDEPVPPAGRGVARTGVTVLLPSADTFARPVPAGGSVLNGAGECTGLLTAAEWGLLESPVFLTSTMQLGRVYDAACELITEREPAIGEDVVIPVVAECDDSFLSEVRRMQVTRDDVAAAWAAAEVSVGSATPPEEGSVGSGTGMSCLGFKGGIGTASRVLPSRHTVGVLLMTNFGERERLTVDGVPVGRLLAPDPYPPEPPPAGSCIGVVITDAPLDSATCSRLARRVGLGLARAGSTAHHGSGEIFLACATGIRGDRAGQLTGPPAITGSQLDPFFAAVVEASEEAVLNSMLASPTVTGRGGHARQGLPVDEVRRLLADRGV encoded by the coding sequence ATGCCGCGAGCTACTGACTTGGGAATCAGGATCGGAAGCCTGCCGTCGGGGCCGACGGCGTCGGTGCTGGACGTGCCGGGGGTGGGCCTCGGCCATGCCACGGTCTGGCGGGACGAGCCCGTGCCACCGGCCGGTCGGGGGGTGGCCCGGACCGGCGTCACCGTCCTGCTGCCCTCGGCCGACACCTTCGCCCGGCCGGTGCCGGCCGGCGGGTCGGTCCTCAACGGCGCCGGCGAGTGCACCGGCTTACTGACGGCCGCCGAGTGGGGGCTGCTCGAGTCGCCGGTGTTCCTCACCTCGACCATGCAGCTGGGCCGGGTCTACGACGCGGCCTGCGAGCTCATCACCGAGCGGGAGCCGGCCATCGGTGAGGACGTCGTGATCCCCGTCGTCGCGGAGTGCGACGACTCGTTCCTGTCCGAGGTCCGCAGGATGCAGGTCACCCGCGACGACGTGGCGGCGGCCTGGGCGGCGGCCGAGGTCTCGGTCGGGTCGGCGACGCCGCCGGAGGAGGGCTCGGTCGGCTCCGGAACCGGGATGTCCTGCCTAGGCTTCAAGGGGGGCATCGGCACGGCGTCCCGCGTGCTGCCGAGTCGCCACACCGTGGGCGTCCTGCTCATGACCAACTTCGGCGAACGGGAAAGGCTGACGGTGGACGGCGTCCCGGTCGGTCGGCTGCTGGCGCCGGACCCCTACCCGCCGGAGCCTCCCCCCGCCGGGTCCTGCATCGGTGTGGTCATCACGGACGCGCCGCTGGACTCGGCTACCTGTTCGCGGCTGGCCCGACGGGTCGGCCTCGGCCTGGCCCGCGCCGGCTCGACCGCCCACCACGGCAGCGGCGAGATCTTCCTGGCCTGCGCCACCGGGATCCGGGGCGACCGCGCCGGGCAGCTCACCGGGCCGCCGGCCATCACCGGCTCGCAGCTGGACCCGTTCTTCGCCGCCGTGGTCGAGGCGAGCGAGGAGGCGGTGCTCAACTCGATGCTGGCCTCCCCGACC